The region AAAGCATTAGCCCTTGTAAAAGGTGATGGTTCTTTTGGTTGGGAAGATGCTTCTCCAAGGGAAGTGCTCCCTGGTGCACTTAAAGGACTAGCCCCAACATTCTTATCATGATCAGATTTATGCCAATTATATAGTTTAAACAAACTAGTTTTGACACATTCAATATTTTTCTTGGCAAGGTCACTAGAATGCCCATACATATCATTAAAAGACCACTCAATATAGTTAAACTTAAACCTAGGATCAAAGATCACTCCATAGTAAAGAAAAGGATTCACTTTTCCCACATCCCCCCAATACTTATCATATTTAACCTTCATATGTGAAATCATTGGAGCCACATAAGAATTCAAGTTAAATGAAGCTTCTTGAAGCTCACACAAAATTGAAGACAAGTTATGAAAAGCTAAATGCAAGGACACTTCTTGCGAAGTTGAAAATACTTTGGTTGCCTCATAGAAGGTTTGTAAGAAAACCACAAAAGCCCTAACTTTTTTCCAATCCTGAGAACCGGGTGGACCGGTAAGGAGGTCAAAATATTCGATGTATCCAGGATCCTCATCAATCATATTGTCAAATGCAGCTTCAAACTTTTCAGCAGCATCCAACATTAGGTAAGTGGAATTCCACCTTGTAGAAACATCAAGACAAAGTTTTTTTTTACAAGTTATGCCCGCAAGTTCAACACACTCCTTAAACTTCATAGCTCTTTGTGGAGAAGACCTTACAAACCTAACAGCAGTGCGAACTGATTCAATAGACCCTTCATGTTCTTTTTCACCATCTCTCACTACCAAGTTCAAGACATGGGCAGCACACCTCATATGCAAATAATCACCTACACCCAGTAAAGCATTCTTGCTCTTAAGTCTTCTATCCAAATAACTCACAGCCACATCATTTGCTGTTGCGTTATCCAGGGTAATTGTAGACACTTTCCTAAGCCCCCATTCCCTCAAAACGTCCTCGACTTTCATGCCAATGGTATCACCTTTGTGATTTGGAACTAAAGAGAAACTAATAATTTTTTTTGGTACTTCCAAGCAGTGTCAATGAAGTGTGCAGTGGTGGCCATATAACTAAGGTTTTGTATCGAAGTCCAACAGTCTGTGGTTAGTGCAACCCTAGTACAATCAGATTTAAAAAAGGCTTTAAGACGTGACTTTTCAGCTAGGTAAAGCTGAAAACAATCCCTAGCAACGGTCCTCCTAGTAGGGATAGCCATTTGGGGTTGCAATTGTTTACACATTTGCTTAAAACCAACACCCTCAACCACTCTAAAGAAATGTTCATCAAGGATAACAAAGGTATTAATGGCCTTCCTACAGGTTGCAGCATTAAACCTTTGACTAGTTGGAACTAAAAACCCACCCTCGCCGCTTACAAGGTTTGTCTGATTGGGGTCTTTCAACAAAAGGGCAGGGTTTTTGTAACACACTTTCGAGTGAGCTAGCATGTTAGAAGTACCATGTGTTTTAGGGTCACATCGGTACCTTTTATGACAGTGTTTACACGCGGCTATAGGTTCAGGCTCATCCGGTAAAATGTTAAACTCTTCCCAAACCGTAGAAGTTTTTCTACTACCACTAGCATTAAGTTTCCTTTTTCGAAGTGGAGGGAGTGCAGTACCAGCAGCTGCTCCTATAATTCATACATTTAAAAATGACAGCATAACATGTATCACTTATTAAACAAACACTCAGTATAAAATGACAGGTGATGGCATTACCTTGACTCACTCCTTGATCTACAACTCCGCTAGGAACTCCAACTCCTTGCAAGCTAGGAACTCCAACTCCTTGCAAGCTACTTTTGCCGCGCTCCATCTTCCAGTACCAAAACACAACCAACAAAACAAGAATTGTCAATTAGAAACATAAAACAGAAGGAAAAAGATGAGATGAGAAATACACATGGAATATTTAACCAACAAGCTTTCTCAGTAAATGAAAATCATTTATAGGCATAAATATCAAAACTCAGTTAGAAACCAACCTGAAGCTGTTACTCCGAAAGAGAATGATTCAACTTCCACCTCAAGGTTACTGTCTCAAAGATCAATCTCTTCACAACAAGAGTTGTGGGCCTATTAATAACCTCTAAACCAATAGTTGTGGGACTGGAACCATAATCTGGCAATAAAAAGTGatgaaaaatcatttgaaaaAAGAAGTGTGATTACAGAAAACTAGTACCAGAAGTGTGATTACCGAATTCTACTTCATATCCTTTAATATACCAACGCGCACCAATAATTTTCCTGCCATTATATGAAAGGATAAATGTTTAAGAACTGCATCTACTATAGCAGAACTAGAAATAAATTTTAATGATATGCATCCACTGCTTCTTGACATACAGTGTTGTTGAGTAGGCAACCCAAACTCAAATTTATCTTCTTCCCATTGCGTGCTATGATCAATTAGCTGGCACCTTCATAACAAATTATTATCACACTAAAAGCATACAGTACAAGCCAAATAACTAACAACTCATCTTTAGCCTAAATGCCACTTCATATGAGAATACCTATTAGGACACTTACCTTGAAATTGTGTCGGTGGGTGATGCTGGTTAGAAAGTTCAATGTTTTCAACGAAAAGAAATTTAAAAAGACAAGTATTTGAATAGGGAGTGTTAGCGCTGGACAGAATAAAGAAACCCAGCCCAAACCGACCAAACCATGTGGCCCCTTAGAGGAATACAAAACAAATAGAGGAATActtataaatattattttaaaatagttaCAAACAGACAAGAATTACaaataatattttatattaaCAAACTATCAAAGTATTAAACTGATGTATAAGGATTAAAACGGTTTTTGGACACAGATTTATACTTCGATTGAGTTAGGTCGTTGGCGGCAGGACTCATCCAATTACCTTTAGAATATTGTTCCTCGTTACAATAACAGCACATTGTGTTACCAGATATCCATTAGAAACAACCAAGATTGAAATCACTCTTGACCATGCCTCATAATTATTAaaattttcatttcttttttgaTTTTTATCGAATATTCAAGACTTTGTAAACAAACTTGGTTGTTAGTCTACATCTTTTCTGTGTTAAAGCAAATTTCAAATTAAATAACACGACTTCCAAAACAAACTACAGTTGGACAGATCTATTGTGTAAAGCAAATTTCAAATTAAAAGATGTACATATAAACATATGTTAGGCCTGATTTGCACATACTTTCACCCTATAAACCAAATATGATGACAGAAACAGCATATAAATTACTAGATAACGTAATCAAAAAGACTGATGAGGTTCAGACATTGACAAAAAAAACATTTCAATATGCAGCTAAGGTAAAAATTTAAGTATATCATCTATATTTATATATCTATACAAATAGATGAAATGAGAAAAGAGAATAATAAACTTTACATGAACTAACAAAGTTTTCAACATTGGGGGAAGTAAGAATTCTCTAACGGAGAAGATATAAAAATTGAATTCCTCAATTCAAATTTATAATTAAAAGGTTTAAATCCTAGGATTAAAAGCAACAACTATTAAAATGAAGTGTGACTTATGATCCAACACCTAAGCATCGTAATATCTTGATATGTCCAACCATTCTCATAATATTCAAACAAGCCATAATAATCAGTATAAAAGCTATTCAAAACAAAACCAGAACTAATGTGAACCATACCACAAAACTCAAACCATCAAGTATAACTTAGCTTACTCAAAACTAATAATGCCACACAACCCAAACAACTGAACAATGAAATAGTTTTATAATCATATTGAAATATCAAGAAAGTAcaaaataaatagaaaataaaacAGAAACAATGAGGCTGCAAAAACAGTAGTTCAAAAATACTTGCCCCAATCACAAATAACTAATTCTAAAAACAAATATTCCTCTATAACAACTTAAACTTATTTCTGTCAGATGCAAGACTAGCATGATAAAGAGCCTATTTGTTAATGCTTGAAAAAAGTGATTTCAAACTTGTGTAAGAAAATGATTATTTCTTCATAGCAGTAACTAATGATTCTTCATAGCAGTAGTTATAGCTTTAAAAATCACTttttaaaaatcactttttaTTTGAACAGCTAGTTATTAGTAGCTATAGATAACATGAAGTTTATAACGGCCAAGAGTAAAACCTCAGGCTTCTTATTCCGGAAGTTGTCGGCGAGCCGAGTAGGAACAATATTTACCGACAACACCTTCACAAAATCAATCTGAAGAAGCAGTTTTAGAATCGGAGTTAAAACAAAACAAAGTCAAACCCATCAAAAATAGTTCAACCAAACTTAACATTTCAACCATAGTCAGAGAGAAAGAGAGGGAAAGAGAGAAAGAAAGATAAGGAGTAACTTACATCGGTGGTGATTTATGGTTGAATAATGGACGGCGACGGTTCTTCGTTAAACGATGAAACCACGAACTAGCATCAACCGAAAAATTGGAAGGTAGAAAGAGTTAGTTCTTAAACGATGAAACCACGAACTGGAAATTGAAAGGATGAACCCTAGAATCAACCGATTACCTGAGAGAATGATGAACCCTAGCGGAGTAACGTTGCTGTTTGTGCGTATGAATCTCACGAAGAAGTGGAACTAATGAATTGAGATTTGAGACTGAGAGAGAGTCTTGGTTTTGGTTGGGTCGGCCGGTTGATTTAGGAATTTATGGTCTATAACATAATTTCTACTGAACCGGTCGGTTTAGGATATCATCGGGTCCATAAATTCAAACCTAAACCGACCGGTTTAACCCATGTGAACCCAAGATTATTCAAACCGTCAAACCGAAAAACCGACTCACCCGAACCGGTGTCTAAGGGGCCACATGGTTTGGTCGGTTTGGGCTGGGTTTCTTTATTCTGTCCAGCGCTAAGTTATTCTACAAGACGGAGAATGGGGTGGTGACTTGGCAAgaatattcatttttttatgtgTCAGAAGAATGTTGAAACAAATTTACATCTAATATTTAAATGGAATTTTTTGACCTCCATGCTactcaaatgaattttttttctcaaaATGCCACTTTGCAAAATAATTTTCTAATCTCCCACTTTCTTTTGTCCTTTTGTGAGCTTTTTTAATTATTATTAGGAGGCCTCCATCCAAGATGGGGACGTCCCAGATATTCAGTTGGGGTGTGCCATCTGGGATGGAGgatgcattattttattattctttttttttttaatttctgaattaattttaaatgaataaaataattaatttatattaaaaattaattaaaatattatatttaataaaaattaaaatattttttttaataaattaaatactttgttatataatatttttcataatgATTTAATATTAGTTAGTTATATTACTTTTTTTTAATATTTGtaataaatatttaataataattaaaaattaatatttaaaataaaattaaataataaattgttttaaaaataaatcgttctaaaaataaatttaataataaatagtgacatattattaaaaaaatatttattaataattatttaatattttgaaATTATATAGCTTTTTATGTAATATTTgtaataaatatttaatattacattaaaattaatattaaaaagaaaacttcaattttttttaacaaattaaattaatttttacataatatttttaataaaaatgaaaaattaaataaaaaaattaatattatttttccCACCCAAATAATATTTTTCCTCTATTGTTACAAAAACGTAGAATATAATTTTTCCCGCCAAAATAATATTTCGATATAGATTTTTCCCGCTTAAACAATActataatattattttttatttccattaggttttctataaatagaggaagcaTATGACAAATGAATATATTAGTTGTGAATCATGTTTGTGTGTTGTATTATTTTCTTTGAAACAGATAAGCAGATGAGGGTTTGTTTGAATCCACAATGGAAGTTCAGACAGTTGGTTTCTGCCATCAACGCAAGTTTTGGACATCTGGGTGGTCCGATTCGACGTGTTAGAAAAATTGAATATTATTGTCCTAACATAACTCTTACGGATGCTAGCCCAGATGGTACATACATGCATTATTGGGATCGTGTAGAAAATGATATGGATGTTACTTGTATGTTTTCTGCGCATAGTGGAGAAGTTAGTCGAGGTGTTGAAGATCCACTTGTTTTAGTTGTTGTCGTTTAAAATGATAATATGATAAAAGGTGTTGGAGTGATTAGTTGTTATAACGTGTTGGAATAGTTGTAGTTTTTTATCTATATTTGAAGTTGTTATTATGTTGTAACATGTCTTGTGTTGTAGACGATAATGTTACGCTCTAAATAGAACTTGTTGTTGAAAAAAGTAAATACACGAAATATAACGAAGATTGAATATACTAAAACTTCAGACATAACTAAGTAGAAGGGGCAGGCCTAGTTGGACATTTTCTGCGCATATGTCATATTTCTCGACAAATACTACACctcctttttttctttttcaacgTTGTCAATTTCAGTTCTAATTCGACAACTGTTTGGGCGACCTTTCTTGTTTCTCCGCATGCAGTCGTTGTGGCATAACGTGTCACCTTCATATTGTGGCCAACTTGTTTCGGTTGGGATCCCGAGGAAACCTCTCCCCGTAGACCTTAAATACGTTTATAACTTTGAACACGTCAGCTATATGCACAGAATAGTCTTGTCTTATGCTTGAACACACTGCAATAACATGTGAGCAAGGGACATGAAACATTTGGAATCTTCCACACTCACACGTCAGATTCTGAAGGTCGACATTGTAATGGGTAGTCGGTCTTCCGTCACTATGATGCACAGTTTCCTGGACCAGGAAGCAAAACCTTTCACGATCAAATTGCATAACCGTGTGGCTATTTGATTTGATTACTTCCTCCTCAATTCCctttattcctgtttgacttgtcagaagtcaaagattgagcatcagaagccgtctgggctaatgcaaccgttggctattccagagtggaagtgggatagtatcagtatggattttgtttctggtttaccgaggacaaataagaattttgaagctatttgggtgattgttgacagattgacaaagtcggctcatttcattccgattagaatggactatccgttagagagattagctgagttgtatattgagaaggttgtaagtttgcatggtattccgtcgagtattgtttcagacagagatcctagatttacatcgaaattttgggaaggtttgcagaaggctttgggaactaagctgagattgagctctgcatatcacccgcagactgatggtcagactgagaggacgattcagtcattggaggatcttttgagagcttgcgttttggaaaagggaggtgcttgggattgttatttacctttgattgagtttacctacaacaatagttttcattcgagcattggtatggcgccgtttgaagctttgtatggtaggagatgtcggacaccgttatgttggtatgaatccggtgagagtgctgtggttggaccggaaattgttcaacaaactacggaaaagattaagatgattcaggagaagatgagaattgctcagagtcgtcagaagagttatcacgacaagagaaggaaatcacttgagttccgagagggagatcacgtgtttcttcgtgttactccgataactggggttggtcgagctttgaagtcaaagaagttgacacctcgatttattggtccttatcagagtttggagaggataggagag is a window of Lathyrus oleraceus cultivar Zhongwan6 chromosome 6, CAAS_Psat_ZW6_1.0, whole genome shotgun sequence DNA encoding:
- the LOC127095723 gene encoding zinc finger BED domain-containing protein RICESLEEPER 1: MERGKSSLQGVGVPSLQGVGVPSGVVDQGVSQGAAAGTALPPLRKRKLNASGSRKTSTVWEEFNILPDEPEPIAACKHCHKRYRCDPKTHGTSNMLAHSKVCYKNPALLLKDPNQTNLVSGEGGFLVPTSQRFNAATCRKAINTFVILDEHFFRVVEGVGFKQMCKQLQPQMAIPTRRTVARDCFQLYLAEKSRLKAFFKSDCDTIGMKVEDVLREWGLRKVSTITLDNATANDVAVSYLDRRLKSKNALLGVGDYLHMRCAAHVLNLVVRDGEKEHEGSIESVRTAVRFVRSSPQRAMKFKECVELAGITCKKKLCLDVSTRWNSTYLMLDAAEKFEAAFDNMIDEDPGYIEYFDLLTGPPGSQDWKKVRAFVVFLQTFYEATKVFSTSQEVLNMISIGGMWEK